TTCGAGCTCCATGATGTGGAGCGCGCCCGCCGCGTCGCCGACCATGTCGACGCGCGCATAGACTGGCGCGGCGGGCGCGGCCGCCAGTGCCGCCGCCGCAAGAGCCTGCGCCCCATCATTCGCCTCCCACGGCTCCTCGCGCCCGCCGAACTGTTCCTGCACGCGGAAATCGCCCGATGCGGGGCGCTTGACGATTGCGTGGCTGAACTTGCCAGCGAAGAAGAAGAGCGAAAATTCGCCGTGGGTCAGGATGCCCGGCATCAACGGCTGGACGAGGCGGCGCCGGCCGGCGGCATCGCCGGGGATCGGCGCGCCGGGCGCGATGCGGTGCGTCCCGTCCGCCCCGCCCGAAATCGCGGGCTTGATCACGATGTCGTCGGTCCCGAGTTCCGCCATCGCCTTGGCAAGGCTCGCATCGTCCAGCGCCGCGACCTCGACCGTCGGCACGACCGCGACGCCTTTCGCGGCGAGTTCGGAAAGATAAGCCTTGTCGCTGTTCCAGCGCAGCACCGGCACCGGATTGACCACGGGCAACCCTTCGCCTTCCAGCCGGTCGAGCAGCGCATACCAGCCCGCGACGTCGCGCTGATAGCCCCAGGCGAAGAGCGGCAGCACCAGATCATGGCCTGCGAGGTCGCCGGGATCGGTCCACACGCGCGGCTCGACGACCAGCCCGGCGGCAGTCAGCGCCGCCGCCTTGCGCGCAAAGGCAGGCTGCCATTTCTCGTCATAATCGGGCGCCGGGGTCAGGATCGCGACGCGCGGCTGAAACGGCATTGAGGGAGCTTTCCTGAAGCCCCTCCCCTTCAGGGAAGGGTGGGTCTCTTATCGCGCCAGCAATCCGCGTGCCTGCCCGGCGATATGCGACAGCATCGCGCCGTTCGGGTTCGGGATCATTCGCGCGCGGTCGACGGTGCTGCGGAACTGTTCGACGCGCGGTGCATGGTCGGCGAGCCATTTGGTCACCGCGGCGTCGAGGTCGCCCTTCGGCAGCCCGCCAAGGAATGTCAGCCGCATCTGCTGGAAATCGCGCGCGAGGCTGTTGACGAGCAGCCGTTCCCACGGATCGGCGGGGCTCATATGCGCCGCCAGCGTTTGCGCCCAGTCGAGCCCCAATGCCTCGCCCAAATGGGTGAAGGCGCGTGTCACCGCGACCTCGTCGTCGCCGCGCCGCTCGGCAAGGTCGACGATGCCGATCGCGCCGTCGGTCTTGAACAGGCGGACGACCGCGGCGGTCAGCGTTTCGGGCGCGCCGGCATCGAGCAATTGCTGCGCGAGCATGTCCCACTGGCGCTTGACCGAGGGGCTGAGCAGCGCATCGACGCCCGCGGTCAGGCGGTCGACGCCCGGTTCGAGCCGCGCCACGACCGGCCCGGCCTGCGACAGCGTCTGGGTGACGCGCAGCAGGTCCGCCATCTGCGAAGCCATCGCCGACGCTGCCTGCGCGAAAAGCGACAGGCGAACGCCCTCGTCGATCTTCGCCTCGTCCAACGCGTCCCAGATCGCCGGCATTTCGAGCAGGCGTTCGACCGCGACGAACGCCGCGGCGATGTCGCCGAGCGCGCAGCCTTCCTCTTCGACCAGCTCGAACGGATGGACGATGCCCATGCGGTTGATGATGCGGTTCGCGATCTTGGTCGCGATGATCTCGCGGCGCAGCTGGTGGTCGGCGATCGCCTGCGCAAAGTCGCGCTGCATCTCGGCGGGGAAGGCCGCGGCGAGGTCGCTCGCCAGCGCCGGGTCGTCGGGCAGGTCGCTGTGCTCGATCGCGTCCTGCAGCGCGAGCTTCGCGGTCGAGAGCAGCACCGCGAGTTCGGGGCGCGTCAGTCCGCGCCCTTCGCCTGCGCGGCGCAGCAATTCGTCGTTCGCCGCCAGCCCCTCGACCTTGCGGTCGAGCCGGCCCGCACCCTCGAACGTTTCCATGATCCGCACCAGCGACGGCACCGCGGCCGATCCGCCCTTTTCGGCGATCGACAGCGCTAGCGCCTGCAGCCGGTTGTCCTCGAGCACAAGCTCCGCGACATCGTCGGTCATCCGCACGAGCAGCGCGTCGCGGTCGTCCTGCGACAGGCGCCCTTCGGCCATCTCGCGATTGAGCGCGATCTTGATATTGACCTCATTATCCGAACAGTCGACGCCCGCGCTATTGTCGATGAAGTCGGTGTTGATCCGTCCGCCCTTGGCCGAAAAGGCGATGCGCGCCGCCTGCGTGACGCCCAGGTTCGCGCCTTCGCCCACCGCCTTGACGCGCAGATCCTCTGCATCCACGCGCAGCGCGTCGTTCGCGGGGTCGCCGACCTCGGCATTATTCTGCCCCGCCGCCTTCACATAGGTGCCGATGCCGCCGAACCACAGCAGGTCGACCGGCGCCTTCAAAATCGCCGAGATCAGCGAGCTTGGATCGATTTCGGAGACCGAGAGGCCGAGCAACGCCTGTACTTCGGGGGAAAGCGGAATGCTCTTCTGGCTGCGCGGGAAAACGCCGCCGCCCTTCGAGATCAGCTTCTTGTCATAATCCTCCCAGCTCGAACGCGGCAGGTTGAACATCCGCTCGCGTTCCTTCCAGCTCTTCGTCGGATCGGGATCGGGGTCGAGGAAGATGTGGCGGTGATCGAACGCGGCGGTCAGCTGGATCGCCTTCGACAGCAGCATGCCGTTGCCGAACACGTCGCCCGACATGTCGCCGCAACCGACGACGCGGATCGTATCGGTCTGCACATCGACGCCCATTTCGGCGAAGTGGCGCTGGACCGACAGCCATGCGCCCTTGGCGGTGATGCCCATCGCCTTGTGGTCATAGCCTTTCGACCCGCCGCTCGCGAACGCGTCGCCGAGCCAGAAGTCGCGCTCCATCGCCAGCGCGTTGGCGACGTCGGAGAAGGTCGCAGTGCCCTTGTCAGCGGCGACGACGAAATAGGGATCGTCGCCGTCGAGAATCGCCACGCCCTTCGGGTGCACGACCTTGCCGCCGACGAGATTGTCGGTGATCGACAGCAGCGATCGGATGAAGATGCGATAGCATTCGGTGCCTTCGGCGAACCAGGCATCGCGGTCGAGCGCCGCGTCGGGCAGCGCCTTGGGATAGAAGCCGCCCTTCGCGCCGGTCGGCACGATCACCGCATTCTTCACGCGCTGCGCTTTCATCAGCCCGAGGATTTCGGTGCGGAAGTCGTCGCGGCGGTCGGACCAGCGCAGCCCGCCGCGCGCGACCGGGCCGGCGCGCAGGTGGATGCCCTCGACGCGCGGCGAATAGATCCACACTTCGCGCCACGGCAGCGGCTTGGGAAGGCCGGGGATCAGGCTCGAATCGATCTTGAACGCCAGCGCCTCTTCGGCCGCGGGCGCGAAGGCGTTGGTGCGCAGGGTCGCGCTGACCACGGCATGGAACAGGCGCAGGATGCGGTCCTCGTCGATCGATTTGATGTCGGCGAAATCGGCGAGGATCTCGGCTTCGAGCGCTTCGGCGCGCTTCGCATCGCGCGCCTTGGGGTCGTGGAGCGCGCGGAAGCGCTCGATCAGCGCGGAGGTCAGCGCGGGCGCGTGACGCAGCGCGCTGACCACCGTGTCCATGCCATAGGCCGAACCGCCCTGACGCAGGTAACGGAACCAGGCGCGCAGCCAGACGATCGCGCCCGGGTCGGTCTGGTTGGTGAGCACCAGTTCGTTGAACGCGTCATTTTCGGCGCGGCCGTCCAGCACCGCGGCGATCGCGCCTTCGAGCACCTCGGCGTAGGGAAGCAGCGCGAGTTCGTCGACATTGGCGGGCAGGCGCAGCGTGAAGTCGTGGATCACGATCGGCGGTTCGTCATCGCCCTCGGTGCCCGGCGCGCGCGTCTGGCCGAGCGTCGTGGGGATTTCCTCGAGCACCTGGAAACCGAAATGTTCGAGCGCGGGGACGACGTCGGAGAGGGCGAGCGGACCCGCCGCGCTATAGACCTTGAGCCGCAGCCGGTCGTCGCCGTCGAGGGTCTTGCGCGCCAGACGCACGCTGCGCGGATTGTCCGCGTCGAGATCGCGCAGGCGCAATATGTCGCGCGCCGCTTCTTCGGGGTTATAGAGGTTTCGGTAATTGGGCGGAAAGGTCGCCGCAAAACGCGACGCCAGCGCCGCGGCGCGGCCCGGGTCGCCGCGCTTCGCCAGCGCCGCCTCGACCTCGGGCTGCCAGCCGCGCACCATCTGTTCGAGCTGCGCGTTGAGCGCTTCGGTGTCGGGAACGACACCGCCGCTGCGCAGGTCGAGCGTGTAGCGCAGCAGCGCCGCGCCGCCATCCTCGAGCACCATCGTCCAGCCGATGACGCCGGCTTTCGCTTCGCGCACCAGCATCGCCTCGACCGCGATGCGGCGTCCGGTCGATACCTCGTCGCGCGGCAGCCAGACGAAGGCGAACAGATGCCGGCCGAGCGCGCTGCGCACCATCACCAGCTTCGGCCGGGGCCGGTCGGTGATCGACATCGAGGTCAGCACCAGTTCCTCGAGCGAGGCGCTGTCGAACGCGATCAGCAAGTCATGCGGCAACGCGGTGAGCGCATGGGCGAGCGCCTTGCCCGCATGGCCCGAGGGATCGAAGCCGAATTTTGCCATCAGCGCATTGAGCTGCGCGCGCAGCACCGGGACCTTCGCCGGCGGGGTCGACAGGGCCTGGCTGGTCCACAGGCCGGCGTGGATCGACAGCCGTTCGACTTTCTTGCCCTTCAGTTCGGGAACGACAACCAGATCGAGCAATACGCGGCGGTGGACCGCCGATAAACGGTTCGACTTGATCAGCAGCGGCGTGTGCCCTCCCTTGTCGAACCAGGCGAAGGCGGCATCGAGCGCGGCGGGCGACAGGAGCTGGCCGTCGCTGCTGTCGCTGATGCCGAGCGGATCCTGAACCTTGCCATCGCGCGTGCGCCATTCGTGGCCGAGCTGGGTCATCGACCCGCCTTCGAACCAGCGCAGCAGCTCGGCGCCTTCGCCCTCGACGCGCATCGCGGCGTCGGCGAGCATCGCCGCGCGCATCGCGCGCCAGTCGCGCACCGCGGCGCGCACGTCGCGCAGCGCCGCTTCGAGCCCGTCGAGCAGGCGCCGGCGCGCGCGCGCATCGCCGCGTTCGAGCTCCATATAGATGACCGACTCGCGCGCGGGGCCTTCGCCCGCTTCCTGCAAATGGCCCTTCGCATCGCGCTTCACCGCGACGACGGGGTGGAGGATGCGGTGAACGACGAGCCCCTGCGCCGCGACCGCCTGCGACGTCGAATCGACGAGGAAGGGCATGTCGTCGTTGATGATGGCGAGCCGCATCCGGCGATCGGTGCCGTCGGCGGCGATCGGTTCGAGCAGGAGCGACGGGGTTTCGGCGGCGCGGTCGAGCGCGGCGCGCGCGGCGAACTGGCTCGCGTCGCTGAGCGCGGCCTTGTCCATATCGTCGCCTTCGCCGGGCAGCGCGCTGCCGGCGAGCGCGGCCAGATAGGCGGCGGCGACTTTCGGCGGGATTTTGACGGTGGAGGGGGTCGGCGTGTCCGTTTCCGGCGTGTCGGACAGTTTCTGAGACATAAAATGCAGCATCCCGAACCAAAAGAGGGGGATCCCAGCCGACGATCGGCGGGGGTCCGTTCGCTGCCGCCTCCTATGCGCCTCAGCGCGCCGTGGCTCAAGGCCTCGTTCGGGGTCCCGCGTAAAAATATTTCAATTTTGGGGTTGTCTGTTGCGTGAACGCTCTCAGCCGTTCCGCGGTCAGGTGCCGGGGGTGATGGCGATCGCCCTTTTCGCCAGCTTGGCGACGAGCGCCGGATCGTCGGCCGCCTTGGCGACGATGCCGATATGGCCGCCGGGCATCGCGCGCGCGATCAGCACGACGAATTCGGCGTCGCCCGCATCATGTTCGAGGATCAGCGCGGGCTGCGCGCGGCGAAGCGCTTCGAGCTTCTCATCCGGCCGCTCACGGCTGTCGGCCGGCTTGCGGCGTGCGCGCGCGTCCTTGACGAGACCCTTGAGCCCGCCCGGATAGCGATCGAGATAGGCGGCAAGTTCGCCGCGGCCGACCGCCTCGTCCTTGGCGTGACCGAGCACGCAGGCATATTCGGCGAGCCGCGTCTTGTCATAGGCCGCACCGAAAACCAGCTTCACGATCGGCGTCATCGGTGCGCGGTCCTGCACCGCCAGCCCGGCGTCGTCGAGCAACGCGGCGAAGGCGTCGGGCTGCTCCTCGGCCGCCAGCGCGAAATCCCACGCCTTGCCGACCGCCTGATAGAGCGCGCCGCGACTCCGGCTGTCGGCGGCGACTGCGCGCTCGGCGGTTTCGCGCGCCAGCGCCAGCCAGTCGGCGAGTTCGGCATCCGTGCCGGGATCGGCCGGCACATCGCTGTCGGCGGGACTATCGGCGAACAGGTCGCCGTCGCCCTGCAGCGCGGCAAAGCCGGGGGCGGCGTCGGCCGCGACCTCGTCGCCCAGATGGCCCGAGTCGGGGCCGTCGGCCCACACCGGCACCGGCGCGGTCAGCGGCGCGGCGCTACGCAGCGCCTGTTCGACCGACAATTGCAGTTCCTCGGCCTGATCGGCGGGCGCGGCTTCCTTCCAGTTGATCACGCCCATGATGAAATCGATCGTGTCGTCGTCGGACGAGAAGGGCAGCAGGATGCCGCGGTACATGATCGTCGCGCCGCGCTCGCTTTCGAACTCGGCCTCGAAGCCGATCGGGGCGCGGTTGGCGATGATCTGCAGATAATGGTCGGTCAGCCGCGAGAGCAGCGAACGCCCTGGAATCTGGCTGATATAATGGACATCCTCATCGATCTGCGACTCGGTGCGCAGCGTCTCGCCGATATAGGCCAGGCCCGGATTTTCGACGCCCGCCGTGAAATCGAGCAGAACCGAATTGGGTCCGAAATCGGCGCTTTCGAGATCGAGGTCCTCGACCGACGGATAAGCGCGATCGGCGAGCAGCGACGCCCAGTAATTATAGGCCCGGACCTGCATCCGCCGTTCATCGACGCCGACCGACGCGGGCGCATCGATCGCCCCATCCTCCTGGTCGTGGCTGCCCGAAAGCAGTCCGCGCATGCTGTCCATCATTCATCCCCAGCCATAAGCATTGGTAAATGCTATGCACCAGGACTAGTAAAAGCGGCGTAAACGATGGTGGGGCGCGACCCGCGGGCCGCGCGGCCTTAACTCGACCAGCCCCCCGCAAGCGCGCGGAACAGCGCGACCTGGCGCCGCGAGATCTGCCCGTCCTGCGCCGCGAGCACCGCTTCGGTCTCGGCAAAGGTGCGCTCGGCGTCGAGCCATTCGAGCGAATCCGACGCGCCTTCCTGCCGCTTCGCGCGCACGATTCGCGCCGCGCGCTCGGCCTGGTCGCGCGCCGCGCGCAGCGCCTGCCGCTGTTCGAGCGAACGGGCATAGGAGGAGAGCGCCGTCTCGGTTTCCTCGAGCGCGCGCAGCACCGTGCCGTCGAACTCGGCGAGCGATGCCTGCGTATCGGCTTCGGCCGCCGCGATCCGCGCCCGCGCGGGCTCCTGGTTCGGGAACGCCCAGTTGAGCAAGGGGCCGAGCAGCCAGCGCAGCGGCCCGCCGCCGAACACGTCGCCAAAGCCCGTGCCGGTCGAACCGGCCGAACCGCCCAGGGTGATTCGCGGATAAAGGTCCGCGGTCGCGACGCCGATGCGCGCGGTATCGGCGGCAAGGCGGCGCTCGGCGGCGCGAATGTCGGGACGGCGCTTCAATAGCGCCGCCCCATCACCGACCGGGATGGGATCGGTGATTTCGAGGCTGATATTGCGGTCGGCCGCGATGGCCGGCAGCGCGGCAGGAGCACGACCGGTCAGAGTCGCGAGGCGGAAAAGCGCCGCCTGCCGTTCAGCTTCGATGGAGGGGATGTCGGCTGCCCGCTGGTCGCGCAGCGTCGTGATGCGCGCGAGGTCGAGCCCGGTCGTCATGCCGACCTCCTTGCGGCGCTCGGTCAGCTTCACCTGCTGGTCGAGCAGTCCGACGATGCGTCGCGCGACGTCGAGCCGCGCCGCGCCCGATGCGGCGTCTGCATAGGCTTGCGTCGTGTCGGCGGCGACGATCACGCGCACCGCGTCGGCATTGGCTTCGGCGGCTTCGGTATCGTCGCGCGCGGCCTCGATCGAGCGGCTGACGCGGCCGAACAGGTCGACCTCGTACGAAATATTGGCGCCGACATCGACGGTCCAATCCTCGCGATCGGCGCCGGGGAGGCGCTGGCCTTCGGGATTGCGGCCGTAATTGGCACCGGCGCCGATCTCGCCTTGCGGCAAACGATCCGACCGCGCACCGCGCAGCGCCGCGCGCGCCCTGGCGATATTCGCCACCGCGACTCGCACGTCGGTGTTGTTGGCAAGCGCGTCGGCGACGAGGCCGTCGAGGACGGGATCGTCATAGAGGCGCCACCAGTCGGCTGCGACCGGGGCGAGCGACACCGCGGGACCGTTCGCCGAAACAAACGGGCCGGCAGCGGCAGGCGCCGAAGCCGATTGCGGCGCCTTGTAGTCGGGGCCGACGGCGCAGGCGGCAAGCGCGAGCGCCGATGCGGCGGTGAGGATATTGCGGAGCATCATGGTCTTTCTCCTTATTCCGCCGGCACGGGCAGCGCCGCGCCATGGTCGCCCGCGCCGCGCTTGCGGCGCGCGGCGAACCAGTCGCCGAGCGCGCGGCAGACGACGTAGAAGGTCGGCGTGAAGATGAGGCCGAACGCCGTCACCCCGAGCATCCCGAAGAACACCGCGGTACCGAGCGCCTGGCGCAGCTCCGCTCCCGCGCCGGTCGCGATGAGCAAAGGCACCGCGCCGAGGATGAAGGCAAAGCTCGTCATCAGGATCGGGCGCAGGCGGTCGCGCGCGGCGCGCACCGCGGCGTCGATCGGCGACAGCCCATCCTGTTCCTCGGCCTGCTTGGCGAATTCGACGATCAGGATCGCATTCTTCGCCGCGAGCGCGATGAGCACGACCAGCCCGATCTGCGTCAGGACATTATTGTCCATACCGCGCAGGTTCACGCCGATCATCGCCGCGAGCAGGCACATCGGCACGATCAGGATGATCGCCAGTGGCAGCACGAGGCTCTCATACTGCGCCGCGAGGACGAGGAAGACGAACAGCACCGCGAGCGCGAAGACGATTCCCGCGGTGTTCGCTGCCGCCTTTTGCTGGAAGGCGATGCCCGTCCATTCGGTGCCGTAGCCCGCGGGCAGCGATTCGCTCGCCAGCTTTTCCATCGTCGTCAGCGCCGCGCCCGAAGATGCGCCCGGCGCCGTGTCGCCGTCGATCTCGACCGCGGGGAAAAGATTGTATCGCGTCACGCGATACGGCCCCGTGCGGTCCTCGAAATTCGCGACCGAGCCGATCGGCACCATCGCGCCCGAATCGGACCGGGTCCGCAGGTTCGCGATGTCGGCGACGCTCTGGCGGAAGGGCGCGTCGGCCTGCGCGGTGACGCGATAGGTGCGACCGAGCAGGTTGAAGTCGTTGACGAACGCCGAGCCAAGATAGACCTGCAACGCTTCGAACACGCGTTCGGGCGGCACGCCGAGCGCATTCGCCTTCGCCCGGTCGATGTCCGCGAAAACGCGCGGGTTCGTGGGATCGAAGAAGGTGAAGACATTGGCGAGGCCGAAGGTCTGGTTCGCCTTGCCGATCAGATTGTTCGACTCGCTCGCCAGCGCCGCATAGCCGTGGCCGCCGCGATCCTGAACGACCATCCGGTAGCCGCCCGCCGACCCGATGCCCTGGATCAGCGGCGGCGGGATGATCACGATCTGCGCCTCGGTGATGTCGGCGGTGCGCTTGCGCGCCTCGTTGATGATGTCGTCGAGCTTGACGCCCAGCTTCTTGCGCTCCTCGAAGGATTTTAGCGGGAAGTAAGCGGCGGCCGAATTGGGCGCGAGCGTCTGCGACGGGCCGTCGAAGCCCGCGAGCATCACCGATCCGAGCACGCCGTCGACGGGCAGCACGCGCCGCGCGACCTTTTGCAGCACCGCGTCGGTGCGCTCGACCGAAGCGCCCGAGGGCAGCTTGGCGACGACAAGGAAATACCCCTGGTCCTGCGCTGGTATGAAGCCCGTCGGCGTCGCCCAGAACAGCCCCGCGGTGGCGGCGATCAGCCCCGCATAGCTGACCATCATCTTCTTCGGCGCGCGCACGAGCCGGCCGGTCAGCCGCGCATAACCATCACTCATCCGCTCGAACGCGCGGTTGAACGCGTCGCCCGCGCGGCGGAGCATCTGCATGCCCTTGCCTTCGTTCGCGGGCGCCGAATGGCCGCGCAGCAGGATCGCCGCGAGCGCGGGCGACAGGGTGAGCGAGAGGATCAGCGAGATGATCGTCGCGGTCGAGATCGTCACCGCGAACTGCTGGTAAAAGGCGCCCGACAGCCCGGTCAGGAACAGGGTCGGCACGAACACCGCGCAGAGCACGAGCACGATGGCGACGAGCGCCGCGGACACCTCGTCCATCGATGTGCGCGCGGCTTCGAGGGCGCTCATGCCCTTTTCAAGATTGCGTTCGACATTCTCGACGACGACGATCGCGTCGTCGACGACGATGCCGATCGCGAGCACCAGCCCGAACAGCGACAGATTGTTGAGGCTGTAGCCGACCGCCGCGAGCACCGCGAAGGTGCCGATCAGCGACACGGGGATCGCGAGCACGGGGATGATCGCCGCGCGCCATTTCTGCAAGAAAACGAGGATCACGATCACGACGAGCACGACCGCTTCGAGCAACGTGTCCATCACCGCGTCGATCGACTGGGCGATGAATTCGGTGGGGTTATAGATGACGCGATATTCGAGGCCCTTGGGGAAATTCTTCGACGAGGCCGCCATTTCGGCCTCGACCGCTTCGGCGGCGGCGAGCGCGTTCGAACCGGGGCGCTGGAACACCGCCATGATGACCGTCGGGTCGCCCGACAGATAGGTGTTGCTGTTATAGTCCGACGCGCCCAGTTCGACGCGCGCGACGTCCGACACGCGGACCTGCCGCCCGTCGGCATCGCTGCGGATGACGATGTTGGCGAAATCCTTGGGATCGGAGAGGCGGCCCTGCGTTTCGACGTTGAGCTGGAAATCGCTGCCGTTGGCGTACGGGGGCTGGCCGAGCGTCCCCGCGGCGACCTGGACATTCTCGCGGCGCAGCGCGGCGACGATCTCGCCCGCCGTCAGGTCCAGCGCGGCGGCGCGGCCGGGGTCGATCCACACGCGCATCGCATAGTCGCGGCTGCCGAACAGGCGCACGTCGCCGACGCCGTCGATACGCGAGAGCCGGTCGCGCAGCTGGGTCAGCGCATAGTTGGAGATATAGGCGCGATCGAGCGACTTGTCGGGCGAAACGAGGTTCACCACCATCAGGAAGTCGGGCGACGTCTTGCGCGTCACGACGCCCAGGCGCTGCACCGTTTCGGGGAGGCGAGGGGTCGCGATCGCGACACGGTTCTGCACCAGCACCTGCGCGGCGTCGAGGTCGGTGCCGATCTTGAAGGTGACGGTGATCGTGACATTGCCGTCACCGGTCGACTGGCTGCTCATATAGAGCATATTGTCGACGCCGTTGATTTCCTGCTCGATCGGCGCCGCCACCGTATCGGCAACGGTTTCGGCCGACGCGCCCGGATAGCTGGCCGACACGGTCACCGTCGGCGGGACGATGTCGGGATATTGCGACACGGGTAGCCCGATATAGGCGACCGCGCCGACGATGGTGATGATGACGGCGAGCACGGCGGCGAAGATCGGCCGGTCGATGAAGAAGCGTGATAGGCGCATGGGAGAGCCCCTGTCTGGAAAATCGAAACGGAGTCGGAACCTCAATCCCTCACGTCATCCCGGCGAAGGCCGGGATCTCGATGTTGAGGATGAACGCACCGTGGAGATCCCGGCCTTCGTCGGGATGACGAATAAGCTATTTCGCGAAGGTCGCCTGCGCCGACACCGGTTCGTTCGGACCTGCCGGCGCCTTGTCCGGCGCATCGGCGGCGATCTTGCCCGCCTTGGTCACCGCCTTGGTGCCGGGACGCGCGAACTGGTAGCCGTTGATGACGACGCGATCGGTCGGCGTCAGGCCCGACCGGATGACGCGCAGGCCATCGACATCGGGACCGATCTCGACCGGCTTCGCGGCAACCATGCCGTCCTGGCCGACGACATAGACGATCTTGCGCGCCTGGTCGGTCTGCACCGCGGCGGCGGGGACGAGCAAGGCGTGCGCCGTCCGACCGGTCGACAGGCGCATGTTGCCGAACATGCCGGGGGTCAGGAACATTTCGGGGTTATCGAAGCGGCCGCGCGCGCGGATCGTGCCCGACCGCGGGTCGAGCCCGTTGTCGGTGAAGTCGAGCTGGCCCTTCCAGCGATAATCGCTTTCGTCCTGCAGCCGGACTTCGACGTCGGCGCCCTTGTCGCCACCCTCGCGCTTGGTCTTGAGGAACAGCGCTTCGGACCCCTGGAAGGTGAAATAAATGGGGTCGAGCGCATTG
This genomic interval from Sphingopyxis chilensis contains the following:
- a CDS encoding ATP-grasp domain-containing protein, with the translated sequence MPFQPRVAILTPAPDYDEKWQPAFARKAAALTAAGLVVEPRVWTDPGDLAGHDLVLPLFAWGYQRDVAGWYALLDRLEGEGLPVVNPVPVLRWNSDKAYLSELAAKGVAVVPTVEVAALDDASLAKAMAELGTDDIVIKPAISGGADGTHRIAPGAPIPGDAAGRRRLVQPLMPGILTHGEFSLFFFAGKFSHAIVKRPASGDFRVQEQFGGREEPWEANDGAQALAAAALAAAPAAPVYARVDMVGDAAGALHIMELELIEPSLFLHHAPDKGAAFGSAVYGAI
- a CDS encoding NAD-glutamate dehydrogenase, which translates into the protein MSQKLSDTPETDTPTPSTVKIPPKVAAAYLAALAGSALPGEGDDMDKAALSDASQFAARAALDRAAETPSLLLEPIAADGTDRRMRLAIINDDMPFLVDSTSQAVAAQGLVVHRILHPVVAVKRDAKGHLQEAGEGPARESVIYMELERGDARARRRLLDGLEAALRDVRAAVRDWRAMRAAMLADAAMRVEGEGAELLRWFEGGSMTQLGHEWRTRDGKVQDPLGISDSSDGQLLSPAALDAAFAWFDKGGHTPLLIKSNRLSAVHRRVLLDLVVVPELKGKKVERLSIHAGLWTSQALSTPPAKVPVLRAQLNALMAKFGFDPSGHAGKALAHALTALPHDLLIAFDSASLEELVLTSMSITDRPRPKLVMVRSALGRHLFAFVWLPRDEVSTGRRIAVEAMLVREAKAGVIGWTMVLEDGGAALLRYTLDLRSGGVVPDTEALNAQLEQMVRGWQPEVEAALAKRGDPGRAAALASRFAATFPPNYRNLYNPEEAARDILRLRDLDADNPRSVRLARKTLDGDDRLRLKVYSAAGPLALSDVVPALEHFGFQVLEEIPTTLGQTRAPGTEGDDEPPIVIHDFTLRLPANVDELALLPYAEVLEGAIAAVLDGRAENDAFNELVLTNQTDPGAIVWLRAWFRYLRQGGSAYGMDTVVSALRHAPALTSALIERFRALHDPKARDAKRAEALEAEILADFADIKSIDEDRILRLFHAVVSATLRTNAFAPAAEEALAFKIDSSLIPGLPKPLPWREVWIYSPRVEGIHLRAGPVARGGLRWSDRRDDFRTEILGLMKAQRVKNAVIVPTGAKGGFYPKALPDAALDRDAWFAEGTECYRIFIRSLLSITDNLVGGKVVHPKGVAILDGDDPYFVVAADKGTATFSDVANALAMERDFWLGDAFASGGSKGYDHKAMGITAKGAWLSVQRHFAEMGVDVQTDTIRVVGCGDMSGDVFGNGMLLSKAIQLTAAFDHRHIFLDPDPDPTKSWKERERMFNLPRSSWEDYDKKLISKGGGVFPRSQKSIPLSPEVQALLGLSVSEIDPSSLISAILKAPVDLLWFGGIGTYVKAAGQNNAEVGDPANDALRVDAEDLRVKAVGEGANLGVTQAARIAFSAKGGRINTDFIDNSAGVDCSDNEVNIKIALNREMAEGRLSQDDRDALLVRMTDDVAELVLEDNRLQALALSIAEKGGSAAVPSLVRIMETFEGAGRLDRKVEGLAANDELLRRAGEGRGLTRPELAVLLSTAKLALQDAIEHSDLPDDPALASDLAAAFPAEMQRDFAQAIADHQLRREIIATKIANRIINRMGIVHPFELVEEEGCALGDIAAAFVAVERLLEMPAIWDALDEAKIDEGVRLSLFAQAASAMASQMADLLRVTQTLSQAGPVVARLEPGVDRLTAGVDALLSPSVKRQWDMLAQQLLDAGAPETLTAAVVRLFKTDGAIGIVDLAERRGDDEVAVTRAFTHLGEALGLDWAQTLAAHMSPADPWERLLVNSLARDFQQMRLTFLGGLPKGDLDAAVTKWLADHAPRVEQFRSTVDRARMIPNPNGAMLSHIAGQARGLLAR
- a CDS encoding PAS domain-containing protein — its product is MDSMRGLLSGSHDQEDGAIDAPASVGVDERRMQVRAYNYWASLLADRAYPSVEDLDLESADFGPNSVLLDFTAGVENPGLAYIGETLRTESQIDEDVHYISQIPGRSLLSRLTDHYLQIIANRAPIGFEAEFESERGATIMYRGILLPFSSDDDTIDFIMGVINWKEAAPADQAEELQLSVEQALRSAAPLTAPVPVWADGPDSGHLGDEVAADAAPGFAALQGDGDLFADSPADSDVPADPGTDAELADWLALARETAERAVAADSRSRGALYQAVGKAWDFALAAEEQPDAFAALLDDAGLAVQDRAPMTPIVKLVFGAAYDKTRLAEYACVLGHAKDEAVGRGELAAYLDRYPGGLKGLVKDARARRKPADSRERPDEKLEALRRAQPALILEHDAGDAEFVVLIARAMPGGHIGIVAKAADDPALVAKLAKRAIAITPGT
- a CDS encoding TolC family protein translates to MLRNILTAASALALAACAVGPDYKAPQSASAPAAAGPFVSANGPAVSLAPVAADWWRLYDDPVLDGLVADALANNTDVRVAVANIARARAALRGARSDRLPQGEIGAGANYGRNPEGQRLPGADREDWTVDVGANISYEVDLFGRVSRSIEAARDDTEAAEANADAVRVIVAADTTQAYADAASGAARLDVARRIVGLLDQQVKLTERRKEVGMTTGLDLARITTLRDQRAADIPSIEAERQAALFRLATLTGRAPAALPAIAADRNISLEITDPIPVGDGAALLKRRPDIRAAERRLAADTARIGVATADLYPRITLGGSAGSTGTGFGDVFGGGPLRWLLGPLLNWAFPNQEPARARIAAAEADTQASLAEFDGTVLRALEETETALSSYARSLEQRQALRAARDQAERAARIVRAKRQEGASDSLEWLDAERTFAETEAVLAAQDGQISRRQVALFRALAGGWSS